One window of Leopardus geoffroyi isolate Oge1 chromosome B3, O.geoffroyi_Oge1_pat1.0, whole genome shotgun sequence genomic DNA carries:
- the SERPINA6 gene encoding corticosteroid-binding globulin, producing the protein MLLSLCTCFLWLSTSDLRTVQAKDPDTDVSTRSPHRDLAPNNVDFAFTMYRHLAASAPGENVFISPMSISMALAMLSLGARGYTRAQLLQGLGFNLTKTSEAEIHRGFQHLHRFHKESDATLEMAMGNALFLDRSLELLESFSADSKHYYGLEILATDFEDWAGASRQINEYIENKTHGNIVNLLSKLDSSATLILVNYIFFKGTWAQPFDPESTREENFYVNESTVVTVPTMFQSSPIKYLKDRVLPCQLVQLDYTGNRTVFFILPDEGKMDTVIAALSRDTIQRWSESLTISQVDLHIPKVSISGAYDLRAILRDMGIADLVNNGADFSGITREAQLKASKVVHKAMLQLSESGLEAAAPSGLTPNAASKPLAVHINRPFIVMIFDHFTWSSLFLGRVMNPT; encoded by the exons ATGCTGCTTTCCCTGTGCACCTGTTTCCTCTGGCTATCCACCAGTGACCTCCGGACCGTCCAGGCTAAGGACCCCGACACCGATGTGAGCACAAGGAGCCCTCACCGAGACTTGGCTCCAAACAATGTTGACTTCGCCTTTACCATGTATAGGCATCTAGCGGCTTCAGCTCCTGGCGAGAATGTCTTCATCTCTCCCATGAGCATCTCCATGGCCTTAGCTATGTTGTCCCTGGGCGCCCGTGGCTACACACGGGCCCAGCTTCTCCAGGGCCTGGGCTTCAACCTCACCAAGACGTCCGAAGCGGAGATCCACCGGGGTTTTCAGCACCTCCACCGGTTCCACAAGGAGTCAGACGCCACACTGGAGATGGCTATGGGTAACGCCTTGTTCCTTGACCGCAGCCTGGAGCTGCTGGAGTCGTTCTCAGCAGACAGCAAGCACTACTACGGGTTGGAGATCTTGGCTACAGATTTCGAGGACTGGGCTGGAGCCAGCAGACAAATCAATGAGTACATCGAAAATAAGACCCACGGGAACATTGTGAACTTGTTATCGAAGCTGGATAGTTCAGCCACGCTCATCCTGGTCAACTATATCTTCTTCAAAG gcaCGTGGGCACAGCCCTTCGACCCGGAAAGCACCAGGGAGGAGAACTTCTATGTGAACGAGAGCACCGTGGTGACCGTGCCCACGATGTTCCAGTCGAGCCCCATCAAGTACCTGAAAGACCGGGTGCTCCCCTGCCAGCTGGTACAGCTGGACTACACGGGCAACAGGACCGTCTTCTTCATCCTCCCAGACGAGGGGAAGATGGACACAGTCATCGCCGCGCTGAGCAGGGACACCATTCAGAGGTGGTCTGAGTCGCTGACCATCAG CCAGGTGGACCTACACATCCCAAAGGTGTCCATCTCTGGAGCCTACGACCTCAGGGCCATCCTGAGGGACATGGGCATCGCAGACTTGGTCAACAACGGGGCGGATTTCTCCGGCATCACCCGAGAGGCCCAGCTGAAGGCGTCGAAG GTGGTCCATAAGGCTATGCTGCAGCTGAGTGAGAGCGGCCTGGAGGCGGCTGCCCCCTCCGGGCTCACGCCGAACGCGGCGTCCAAGCCCCTTGCCGTCCACATCAACCGGCCCTTCATTGTCATGATCTTCGACCACTTCACGTGGAGCAGCCTTTTCCTGGGCAGGGTTATGAATCCGACCTAA